One genomic segment of Gottschalkia acidurici 9a includes these proteins:
- a CDS encoding aldehyde dehydrogenase family protein — protein MDKDLLEIQEEIDRVFDLQMNYKWKLRQSTARDRIKKLKMLNNCILNNKEEIQKAIYKDFKKPEEEVLLTEIYPVTSEIKHTIKNLNRWMKSKKVRTPLSHFGAKSKVRYEPRGVSLIMSPWNFPFQLTMDPLVSAIAAGNCVTVKPSEFSPHTTDCIRKILSEVFEENEVAVFEGDYKVAQKLLKKPFDNIFFTGSPSVGKIVMEAAAKNLTTVTLELGGKSPVIIDDTADLEKAAQRVVWGKCLNAGQICVAPDYLFVPENKEEEFVKLMSRYIKHYYGSIDKVTDDLKYCRIITKRHFNRIVGLIDDAVSKGAKIKVGGHYEESENFISPTILTDIPLDSNILGEEIFGPVLPIIKYKNIDEAINYINSKPKPLALYIFSQDNKAVDYILDHTESGDISVNDVVIHVGNTNLPFGGINNSGIGKSHGYHGFMAFTHERSYFKQAKTSTISMLYPPFKNSTKSIIEKMIKYF, from the coding sequence ATGGATAAAGATTTACTTGAAATACAAGAAGAAATAGATAGAGTTTTTGATCTCCAGATGAATTATAAATGGAAGCTTAGACAAAGTACTGCAAGAGATAGGATTAAAAAACTAAAGATGCTTAATAATTGTATATTAAATAATAAAGAAGAGATTCAAAAGGCTATATATAAAGATTTTAAAAAGCCAGAGGAAGAAGTTCTTTTAACAGAAATCTATCCAGTTACCTCAGAGATAAAGCATACAATAAAGAATCTAAATAGGTGGATGAAGAGTAAGAAGGTAAGGACTCCTTTAAGTCACTTTGGAGCAAAAAGTAAAGTGAGGTATGAACCAAGAGGAGTATCTTTAATAATGTCACCATGGAACTTTCCTTTTCAACTAACTATGGATCCACTTGTTTCTGCTATTGCAGCAGGAAATTGTGTAACAGTTAAACCATCAGAATTTAGTCCACATACAACTGACTGCATAAGAAAAATACTTTCAGAAGTATTTGAAGAAAATGAAGTAGCTGTTTTTGAGGGAGATTATAAAGTTGCTCAAAAGCTACTTAAAAAACCTTTTGACAATATATTTTTTACAGGTAGCCCTTCGGTAGGAAAGATAGTAATGGAAGCTGCTGCAAAGAACCTTACTACAGTTACTCTTGAACTGGGGGGAAAGTCTCCTGTAATAATTGATGACACGGCAGACCTAGAGAAAGCAGCTCAAAGAGTGGTATGGGGAAAATGCCTAAATGCAGGGCAGATATGTGTGGCACCAGATTACTTATTTGTACCAGAGAATAAAGAGGAAGAGTTTGTTAAACTAATGAGTAGATATATTAAGCATTACTACGGTTCTATTGATAAGGTTACGGATGACTTAAAATACTGTAGAATAATCACAAAAAGACATTTTAATAGAATAGTAGGACTCATAGATGATGCTGTATCTAAGGGAGCAAAGATAAAAGTAGGAGGACACTATGAAGAATCCGAGAACTTTATATCTCCAACAATACTTACAGACATACCTTTAGATAGCAATATATTAGGGGAAGAAATATTTGGGCCTGTACTTCCTATAATCAAATATAAGAATATTGATGAGGCAATAAACTATATCAATTCAAAACCAAAACCTTTAGCTCTTTATATATTTAGCCAAGATAATAAAGCTGTTGACTATATATTAGATCATACAGAATCTGGAGATATATCAGTAAATGATGTAGTAATTCATGTGGGAAATACCAATTTACCGTTTGGTGGTATTAATAATAGTGGTATCGGAAAATCACACGGTTATCACGGCTTCATGGCATTTACCCATGAGAGATCTTATTTTAAACAAGCAAAGACATCAACAATATCAATGCTATATCCACCATTTAA
- a CDS encoding ABC transporter ATP-binding protein → MEIKISNLTKRFGTKTVLDNINLEIPSGMFGLLGRNGAGKTTLMRILTTLLIKNEGSVTICGVPVENTKDIRKTIGYLPQDFSMYPNMTVYEVMDYLGILSEIPKHERKDIILKLLDKVNLLDCKKVRVKALSGGMKRRLGIAQAIMHNPKVLIVDEPTAGLDPEERIRFRNLLCEIAKDRIIILSTHIVGDIEATCENIAILNSGTVIYSGTTNELKELASNKVYTVTKNHKDLNKIKDKYIVTSMISQGVNATLRIISDSKPDEDAVPCEPTIEDGYMLLMGGQAK, encoded by the coding sequence ATGGAGATTAAAATATCTAATCTTACTAAAAGATTTGGTACGAAAACAGTGCTTGATAATATAAATCTTGAAATACCAAGCGGGATGTTTGGATTGCTTGGTAGAAATGGAGCAGGTAAAACCACTCTTATGCGTATACTTACTACACTTTTAATAAAAAATGAAGGATCAGTAACAATATGTGGTGTTCCAGTTGAAAATACAAAAGATATTAGAAAAACAATAGGGTATTTGCCACAAGATTTTTCTATGTATCCAAATATGACAGTCTATGAAGTTATGGATTACTTAGGCATACTATCTGAAATACCTAAACATGAAAGAAAAGATATTATTCTAAAACTATTAGATAAAGTTAATTTACTTGATTGTAAAAAAGTAAGGGTTAAAGCCCTATCAGGAGGTATGAAACGAAGACTTGGAATTGCACAAGCTATTATGCATAATCCAAAGGTTTTAATAGTTGATGAACCAACAGCAGGGCTTGATCCTGAAGAACGTATACGTTTTAGAAACTTACTATGTGAAATAGCAAAGGATAGAATTATTATTCTTTCAACTCATATTGTAGGAGATATTGAAGCAACTTGTGAAAACATTGCAATTCTAAATAGTGGTACAGTTATTTATAGTGGTACAACTAATGAACTTAAAGAACTAGCAAGTAATAAAGTCTATACTGTTACTAAAAACCACAAGGATTTAAATAAGATTAAAGACAAATATATAGTGACCTCGATGATTTCACAAGGTGTAAACGCAACACTTAGAATTATATCGGACAGTAAACCTGATGAGGATGCTGTTCCATGTGAACCTACTATTGAAGATGGATATATGCTATTGATGGGAGGTCAGGCAAAATGA
- a CDS encoding FMN-dependent NADH-azoreductase produces the protein MSKVIYIKANAKPEGASRTFRISDSFVESYRESHPNDEIIVLDLYKENMGFLTEEDVALHNVKPGEGKNYPVLKYAYQFLEADKFIISAPFWNLSFPAILKAYLDYVTVSGITFKYTSQGPVGLCEGKKAIHFVTRGGAYSQEPLSDFELGDRYLRTLLGFLGIRDFTTFAREDMDRSDTNVELVVSDAIKEAQELAKNF, from the coding sequence ATGAGTAAGGTAATTTATATCAAAGCAAATGCTAAACCCGAAGGAGCATCAAGAACTTTTAGAATTTCTGACAGCTTTGTTGAATCATATAGAGAAAGTCATCCTAATGATGAGATTATAGTATTAGACCTATACAAAGAAAATATGGGTTTCCTAACAGAAGAAGATGTTGCTCTCCATAATGTTAAGCCTGGCGAAGGTAAGAATTATCCAGTGTTGAAATACGCATATCAATTCCTTGAAGCAGATAAGTTTATAATTTCAGCACCATTTTGGAATTTGAGCTTTCCAGCAATACTTAAAGCATACCTTGATTACGTAACTGTAAGTGGTATCACATTTAAATATACATCACAAGGACCGGTTGGATTATGTGAAGGAAAAAAAGCTATACACTTTGTTACAAGAGGAGGAGCTTACTCACAAGAGCCATTATCAGATTTTGAATTAGGAGATAGATACTTAAGAACACTTCTTGGGTTCCTTGGAATAAGAGATTTTACTACTTTTGCACGTGAAGATATGGATAGAAGTGATACAAATGTTGAATTGGTTGTATCAGATGCAATTAAAGAAGCACAAGAACTAGCAAAAAATTTCTAG
- a CDS encoding DUF350 domain-containing protein, whose protein sequence is MQDIINTIIYCGIGITLMSLGTFLVDLVIPCHFPTEIKNRNVAVGYITAGIYIGVGIILKSAIISLEIVETTTTLLEGIASTIIYFFIGIGICILGYLAMQAINKKYNLNKEIEDSNPAAGLMVMGLFIGISIVISGAIY, encoded by the coding sequence TTGCAAGATATAATAAATACTATAATATATTGTGGCATAGGAATAACTTTAATGAGTCTAGGAACTTTTCTAGTTGACTTGGTTATACCATGTCATTTTCCAACTGAAATAAAAAATAGAAATGTCGCTGTGGGTTATATAACGGCAGGTATATATATTGGAGTAGGCATAATTTTAAAGAGTGCCATAATATCACTAGAAATAGTGGAAACAACAACTACGTTATTAGAAGGAATAGCTAGTACAATAATATATTTCTTTATTGGAATCGGTATATGCATATTAGGATATTTGGCTATGCAGGCAATAAATAAAAAATATAATTTAAACAAAGAAATAGAGGATAGTAACCCTGCGGCAGGATTGATGGTCATGGGACTATTCATAGGAATATCAATAGTAATAAGTGGTGCTATTTATTAA
- a CDS encoding RNA polymerase sigma factor, with protein sequence MDKVKNGDKKAFEQLVLKHRLKATGFAFTFIRDAYMAEDIVQESFASIYVNRTSYKSKNTFKTFLFAVIRNKCIDFIRKNKDSNIISSDDVNIASSDLTPYELLEQQERLKYSLRLLDRLNYNYRMAFCLYEIYGFSYKEISEIMNKSLPQIKIILYRSRKNIQKYIKENMQNEK encoded by the coding sequence ATGGACAAGGTTAAAAATGGTGATAAAAAAGCATTTGAGCAGCTTGTTTTGAAACATAGGTTAAAAGCAACTGGATTTGCATTTACTTTCATAAGGGATGCTTATATGGCAGAGGATATTGTACAGGAGAGCTTTGCATCCATATACGTAAATAGAACTAGTTACAAGTCTAAAAATACATTCAAAACATTCTTATTTGCAGTAATAAGAAATAAGTGTATAGACTTTATACGCAAAAACAAAGATTCTAATATAATAAGTTCAGATGATGTTAATATAGCAAGTTCAGATTTAACTCCATACGAGTTACTGGAACAGCAAGAGAGATTAAAATATTCGTTACGGTTACTCGACAGATTAAATTATAATTATCGTATGGCATTTTGCCTTTATGAGATTTATGGATTTAGCTATAAAGAAATTTCTGAAATTATGAATAAGTCATTGCCACAAATAAAAATCATCCTTTATAGGTCAAGGAAGAATATTCAAAAATATATTAAGGAGAATATGCAGAATGAAAAATGA
- a CDS encoding ABC transporter permease, which produces MSLFFRECRNILKSYIYYAFIVVVLLFYISQMGFTTKEDLKEMISPPVKKDMQSHYAPYGLKKVSPSKDMIPEAVDKLYGEYKDNSYVTYPLGIYKRVKLNDSEIKRIEPIIEEIAGQSIEELEQIWENNSYDTFPVDENIRLERFYELMEKVGEVLGVGLSYKQDVIDRFTRVPITYEEAVQEYEHMVENNKFKYEFPSWMNGYARLFCDYIGIVMGIFPIFVAVFMSIKDNRSKMSALVYSRSASSSKIVLSRYFSLIFMMILPVIAIGIKETTTFMVFANNQNFNIDAFAFIKYIAWWIIPTIMIVTAVGILLTTLTDTPVAILVGLIMWCFSVASIELTGDYPLLGLFIRHNSENEGTLIIENFSEIMLNRVAITGFALLIVIATVFIYEQKRRGKLDISSKIGKWNRFNKVESKTNHHN; this is translated from the coding sequence ATGAGTTTGTTTTTTAGGGAATGTAGAAATATATTAAAGAGTTATATATACTATGCTTTTATTGTGGTTGTATTACTATTTTATATTTCTCAAATGGGCTTTACTACAAAAGAGGATTTAAAAGAGATGATTTCACCGCCAGTTAAAAAAGATATGCAATCACATTACGCACCTTATGGACTTAAAAAGGTTTCACCATCAAAGGATATGATACCAGAAGCAGTTGATAAGTTATATGGAGAATATAAGGATAATTCATATGTTACATATCCATTAGGAATATATAAGAGGGTTAAATTAAATGATAGTGAAATAAAAAGAATAGAGCCTATCATTGAGGAGATAGCAGGACAAAGCATAGAAGAGTTAGAGCAGATATGGGAGAATAATAGTTATGATACTTTTCCAGTTGATGAAAATATAAGGCTCGAGAGATTTTATGAACTAATGGAAAAGGTAGGGGAAGTTTTAGGTGTAGGGCTTTCTTATAAGCAAGATGTTATTGATAGATTTACTCGTGTACCTATTACCTATGAAGAAGCAGTTCAGGAATATGAACATATGGTTGAAAATAATAAATTTAAATATGAGTTCCCATCTTGGATGAATGGATATGCACGTTTGTTTTGTGACTATATTGGTATTGTCATGGGGATATTTCCTATATTTGTAGCAGTGTTTATGTCTATTAAAGATAATCGTAGTAAAATGTCTGCACTTGTTTATTCAAGAAGTGCATCATCATCAAAGATTGTTCTATCTCGATATTTTTCTCTTATTTTTATGATGATATTACCAGTAATAGCAATAGGAATTAAAGAAACGACTACCTTTATGGTATTTGCAAATAATCAAAACTTTAATATTGACGCATTCGCATTTATAAAATATATAGCTTGGTGGATAATTCCTACGATAATGATTGTTACAGCTGTAGGAATACTTTTAACTACACTTACAGATACGCCAGTAGCTATATTAGTAGGATTAATTATGTGGTGTTTTAGCGTAGCTAGTATAGAACTCACAGGTGATTATCCACTTCTAGGATTATTTATTCGTCATAATAGTGAAAATGAGGGCACTTTAATTATAGAAAACTTTAGTGAAATTATGTTAAATCGTGTTGCAATCACAGGTTTTGCATTATTAATAGTTATAGCAACTGTATTTATATATGAACAGAAAAGGAGGGGTAAGCTTGACATTAGTTCAAAGATTGGAAAATGGAATCGATTTAATAAAGTCGAATCTAAAACTAATCACCATAACTAA
- a CDS encoding polyamine aminopropyltransferase, with amino-acid sequence MNKVKTFNYKVLMLTTLIISGCSIIYEVLISSISSFLVGDSIKQFSITIGLYMSAMGLGSYLSKYIKTNLFDWFVAVEIGVGVLGGISTLILFLSNIYIESYELIMYIEIILIGTFVGFEIPILTRIIEDNTNNLRITLSTIFSFDYIGGLIGSIAFPLVLLPNLGYFTTAFLVGSLNIVVSLVIVYRYKEYIKNIIGFKVITISILAVMISGVIFSDNIANSIEGKLYRDKVILSQQTKYQNIVVTKHKDDLRVFIDGNIQFSASDEYRYHESLVHIPMNVAKRAEKVLILGGGDGLAVREVLKYPEVKKITLVDLDEEMVKLSMSNKHITKINNNSLSNEKVELIYDDAFNFIERCKEIYDVIIVDLPDPNNESLNKLYTNVFYRLCGNILSNEGAMSVQSTSPYYAKEAYWCINKTIEEEGFNVTPYHVEVPTFGDWGFQLATKIPMDTKHIKLDIETKFLNDEAIDGLFKFSKDEIVNKNEITTNTLVKPQLLKYYLDAVNAWR; translated from the coding sequence ATGAATAAGGTCAAGACATTTAACTATAAAGTATTGATGTTAACAACTTTAATAATCTCAGGATGTTCAATTATTTATGAGGTATTGATTAGCTCAATCAGTTCTTTTTTAGTTGGAGATAGTATAAAGCAATTTTCAATAACAATAGGGTTATATATGAGCGCTATGGGATTAGGATCATATTTATCTAAATACATTAAGACAAACCTTTTTGATTGGTTCGTTGCTGTAGAAATAGGTGTAGGAGTATTAGGAGGAATAAGTACATTAATACTATTTCTATCAAATATTTATATTGAGAGCTATGAACTGATAATGTACATAGAAATAATCCTCATAGGAACTTTTGTAGGATTTGAAATACCAATATTAACAAGGATTATAGAAGATAATACAAATAACTTAAGAATAACACTATCCACTATATTTAGCTTCGATTATATAGGAGGTTTAATAGGATCTATAGCTTTTCCACTAGTTTTACTTCCTAATCTAGGATATTTCACTACGGCTTTTTTGGTAGGATCTTTAAATATAGTCGTTTCATTGGTTATAGTTTATAGATATAAAGAATATATTAAAAATATAATAGGTTTTAAGGTAATAACTATATCAATACTAGCAGTAATGATTAGTGGAGTAATATTCTCTGATAACATAGCTAATTCCATAGAGGGAAAACTATATAGAGATAAAGTAATTTTATCACAACAAACAAAGTATCAAAACATTGTAGTTACAAAACACAAGGATGATTTAAGAGTATTTATAGATGGCAATATACAGTTCTCAGCTAGTGATGAATATAGATACCATGAATCATTAGTACATATACCAATGAATGTAGCTAAGAGAGCAGAAAAGGTTCTTATACTAGGAGGTGGAGATGGACTAGCTGTTAGGGAGGTGCTGAAGTATCCAGAGGTTAAAAAAATTACACTAGTTGATTTGGATGAAGAGATGGTAAAGCTAAGTATGAGCAATAAGCATATAACAAAAATAAATAACAACTCATTGAGTAATGAAAAGGTAGAACTTATATATGATGATGCATTTAACTTTATCGAGCGATGTAAAGAAATTTATGATGTTATAATAGTAGACTTACCTGATCCTAACAACGAAAGTCTAAATAAGCTATATACTAATGTATTTTATAGACTATGTGGAAATATTCTATCCAATGAAGGAGCTATGTCAGTTCAGTCAACAAGTCCATACTATGCAAAAGAAGCATATTGGTGTATAAATAAAACTATAGAGGAAGAAGGATTTAATGTGACTCCATATCATGTAGAAGTACCAACTTTTGGAGACTGGGGATTTCAATTAGCTACTAAAATACCTATGGATACTAAGCATATTAAACTAGATATAGAAACTAAGTTTTTAAATGATGAAGCGATAGATGGATTATTTAAATTTAGTAAAGATGAAATAGTTAACAAGAACGAAATAACAACGAATACACTAGTAAAGCCTCAGCTATTAAAGTATTATTTAGACGCTGTGAATGCATGGAGGTAA
- a CDS encoding winged helix-turn-helix transcriptional regulator, with translation MTDCVKKHEECYMREHCLKYDICPMTLVQRILSGKWKILILWYLSYKELRFMEIKRKLPNVTQKMVTQQLRGLEEDKLIYRKVFPVVPPKVEYGLTDLGKKIIPILEMMHKFGAGYLEDNFDNVAYEDSLE, from the coding sequence ATGACAGATTGTGTGAAGAAACATGAAGAATGCTATATGAGAGAGCACTGCTTGAAGTATGACATTTGCCCTATGACCTTAGTTCAAAGAATACTTTCAGGAAAATGGAAGATATTAATTTTATGGTATCTAAGCTATAAGGAATTAAGATTTATGGAAATTAAGAGAAAGCTTCCAAATGTTACTCAAAAAATGGTTACTCAACAGCTAAGAGGTCTCGAAGAAGATAAGCTTATATACAGAAAAGTATTTCCAGTTGTTCCTCCAAAAGTTGAATATGGATTAACAGATCTAGGAAAAAAAATAATCCCTATCTTAGAAATGATGCATAAGTTTGGAGCTGGATATTTAGAAGATAATTTTGATAATGTAGCCTACGAGGATAGCCTAGAGTAA
- a CDS encoding DUF4178 domain-containing protein: protein MINDNLSLDIDSEIILNGVRFVVDGYILFEDFDGTRWIEYKLRSKERSQIRWLSVDRLNDEYAVYKEESYSEEFLEENIKSIGYRNVDSSSARVLDYGGNVDVDIDEIVSYKEYEDSTEELLISGERWGSDDEFSKGHYIDKDDIKKLDSKFNAKQNKDILDRINKSNEHKEDKKNLGITIAIILIIFVVSILSDSDDQDRRLSKVIESNSNFQYETSVTSDMDNSKKADVYSINKKIEEVAKLLIDELQGDVENVQESEEDGTVVIITTDEMALIYLSEDTRTLLQVSSREYVYSSRNTLYRGSHTANRYYRGYYNNKASNQNQNRYKTYSDSIKQSSVNSRLSSGGGISSGK from the coding sequence ATGATAAATGATAATTTATCACTAGATATAGATAGTGAAATTATACTCAATGGGGTCAGATTTGTCGTAGATGGCTACATACTATTTGAAGACTTTGATGGTACAAGATGGATTGAATATAAGCTAAGGTCAAAAGAAAGATCTCAGATAAGATGGCTGAGTGTTGATAGATTAAATGATGAATATGCTGTATATAAGGAAGAGTCATATAGTGAAGAGTTTTTAGAAGAAAATATTAAATCTATTGGATATAGAAATGTAGATAGTAGCTCAGCAAGGGTATTAGACTATGGTGGAAATGTAGATGTAGATATAGATGAAATAGTGTCATATAAAGAATATGAGGACAGTACAGAAGAGTTATTAATATCAGGAGAAAGATGGGGTTCTGATGATGAATTTTCAAAAGGACACTATATAGACAAGGATGACATAAAGAAGTTAGACTCGAAATTTAATGCTAAACAAAATAAAGATATATTAGATAGAATAAATAAATCTAATGAGCACAAAGAAGATAAAAAAAACTTAGGCATTACAATTGCAATTATTTTAATAATTTTTGTAGTATCAATACTTTCAGATTCTGATGATCAAGATAGAAGACTATCTAAGGTTATAGAATCAAACAGTAACTTTCAGTACGAGACCTCTGTGACTTCAGACATGGACAATAGCAAGAAGGCTGATGTATACTCAATAAATAAAAAGATAGAGGAGGTAGCTAAGTTACTGATAGACGAACTGCAAGGAGATGTAGAGAATGTTCAAGAGAGTGAGGAAGATGGTACGGTAGTAATAATTACGACAGATGAAATGGCATTAATCTATTTAAGTGAAGATACAAGGACATTGTTACAGGTAAGTTCAAGAGAGTATGTATATTCAAGTAGAAACACTCTTTATAGAGGCAGTCATACAGCAAATAGATATTATAGAGGATACTATAATAACAAAGCATCTAACCAAAATCAAAATAGATATAAAACATACTCTGATAGTATAAAGCAAAGTAGTGTGAACTCTAGACTATCATCAGGTGGTGGCATTAGTTCAGGTAAATAA
- a CDS encoding BclA C-terminal domain-containing protein translates to MNRDIGNSDSNIDESSSVKSYLDVTTLQDIQDIIGPTGPTGPTGPTGATGPTGPTGATGANGATGPTGSRGNTGATGTTGITGPTGAIGPTGANGITGPTGATGSTGATGPTGSRGNTGSTGTTGATGSTGAIGPTGANGMTGPTGATGITGATGPTGSRGNTGSTGATGITGPTGSTGSTGAMGSTGPTGATGVIGATGPTGNIGATGPTGSTGATGSIGNTGPTGADGVIGPTGATGADGVTGPTGPRGNTGADGATGATGAIGSTGPTGANGNTGPTGATGATGDTGPTGSNGPIGPTGPTGADGPTGPTGADGITGPTGSTGSTGADGAAGETGATGATGPTGADGATGATGADGPTGETGPVGATGATGADGATGETGPTGATGSTGSDGIPGPTGVTGATGEIGPVGATGATGADGATGETGPTGATGPTGSDGATGPTGATGATGEAGVAGATGATGADGATGSTGSTGATGATGSDGATGPTGATGAVGATGPTGSIGATGADGATGSTGPTGATGATGANGSTGSTGATGATGADGATGPTGPAGGLSAYGGKYNNTASSLTFVLPGTQQVPFNNNQSLLNVTAGTNQLTINATGIYEIEYIVYGSITVSTGISTAVRINGTNIASTIVSATLSIGATAVFTNSTIVSLSTGNVIDLAITAGLATVFNFASGVNAVLTVKRLS, encoded by the coding sequence ATGAATAGAGATATCGGAAATTCCGATTCAAATATAGACGAGTCTAGTAGTGTAAAATCATATCTAGACGTTACAACTCTTCAAGATATTCAAGATATTATAGGACCAACAGGCCCGACCGGTCCAACCGGGCCAACGGGAGCCACCGGTCCAACAGGCCCAACAGGAGCCACAGGGGCTAATGGAGCCACCGGTCCAACAGGATCACGTGGAAATACGGGAGCAACAGGAACAACTGGAATTACTGGTCCAACAGGAGCTATAGGTCCAACAGGAGCTAATGGAATAACCGGTCCAACAGGAGCTACAGGATCGACTGGAGCGACAGGCCCAACGGGATCACGTGGAAATACCGGATCAACAGGAACAACAGGAGCTACCGGATCAACAGGAGCTATAGGTCCAACAGGAGCTAATGGAATGACCGGTCCAACAGGAGCTACAGGAATAACCGGGGCCACTGGACCGACGGGATCACGTGGGAATACTGGTTCAACAGGGGCTACAGGAATAACTGGCCCAACAGGATCAACAGGATCAACAGGAGCTATGGGATCAACCGGACCAACAGGAGCCACAGGAGTTATAGGAGCCACCGGTCCAACAGGAAATATAGGAGCCACCGGTCCAACAGGAAGCACAGGAGCAACCGGATCGATAGGGAATACTGGCCCAACAGGAGCTGATGGAGTAATCGGCCCAACAGGAGCAACGGGAGCAGATGGAGTAACCGGTCCAACAGGACCACGTGGAAATACTGGTGCAGATGGAGCAACTGGTGCTACCGGCGCAATCGGATCAACCGGCCCGACAGGAGCTAATGGAAACACTGGTCCAACGGGAGCTACAGGAGCCACAGGGGATACTGGTCCGACAGGTTCTAATGGACCAATAGGTCCAACCGGCCCAACAGGAGCAGATGGTCCAACCGGCCCAACAGGAGCAGATGGAATAACAGGGCCAACTGGATCAACTGGATCAACTGGAGCTGACGGAGCAGCTGGAGAAACTGGAGCAACCGGAGCCACAGGTCCAACCGGGGCAGATGGAGCGACAGGAGCGACAGGAGCAGATGGTCCAACAGGAGAAACAGGCCCAGTGGGAGCGACAGGAGCTACCGGAGCAGATGGAGCAACAGGAGAAACAGGGCCAACTGGAGCTACAGGATCAACAGGATCAGACGGAATACCAGGGCCAACAGGAGTCACAGGAGCCACAGGAGAAATAGGCCCAGTGGGAGCGACAGGAGCTACCGGAGCAGATGGAGCAACAGGAGAAACAGGCCCAACTGGGGCAACTGGACCAACCGGGTCAGATGGGGCAACCGGCCCGACAGGAGCGACAGGAGCAACTGGGGAAGCAGGAGTAGCAGGAGCAACCGGAGCGACAGGAGCAGATGGGGCCACTGGATCAACAGGGTCTACAGGAGCCACAGGAGCCACAGGATCAGATGGAGCAACAGGTCCAACAGGAGCTACAGGAGCAGTGGGAGCGACTGGTCCAACAGGATCAATCGGAGCTACAGGGGCAGATGGAGCCACTGGATCAACAGGGCCTACAGGAGCCACAGGAGCCACAGGAGCAAATGGATCAACAGGATCAACCGGAGCAACCGGAGCGACCGGAGCAGATGGAGCAACAGGTCCAACAGGACCAGCTGGTGGACTGAGTGCTTATGGTGGAAAATATAATAATACTGCATCTTCACTTACCTTCGTACTTCCGGGTACCCAACAAGTTCCATTTAATAATAATCAATCTCTCTTAAATGTAACTGCTGGAACAAATCAATTGACTATAAATGCAACTGGTATTTATGAGATTGAGTATATCGTATATGGTTCTATCACTGTAAGTACAGGTATATCAACAGCTGTTAGAATAAACGGTACAAATATAGCGTCAACTATAGTAAGCGCTACACTAAGTATAGGGGCAACTGCAGTCTTTACAAACTCTACTATAGTATCACTTTCTACAGGAAATGTAATAGATCTTGCTATAACTGCTGGCCTTGCTACAGTTTTCAACTTTGCATCTGGTGTAAATGCTGTTTTAACAGTAAAAAGATTAAGCTAA